The following proteins come from a genomic window of Aquimarina sp. MAR_2010_214:
- a CDS encoding DUF2851 family protein: MTEDFLQYLWKYKKFGFTNLKTTKHEELILQQVGTHNVENSGPDFFNARLIIQGQKWAGNVEVHIKSSDWYVHNHENDPAYDNVILHVVWEDDVEVYRNDNSIIPTLQLKEYVKEELLVRYKKLFDKNAQQWISCDKQLPEVSDFMLSNWQERLYLERLEKKSTLILELLEDSANNWEAVLFRLLSKNFGLKTNGIAFLSIANSIDFAVLRKCTDHLGQIEALFFGQAGFLEINTEGEYFNTLKKEYRFLKNKFKLNTNGVEPLHFFRLRPSNFPTIRLAQLAMLYFKNHQLFSKVINSNTIDDFYTLFNVETSEFWQNHYTFEKESKTRKKKLTKSFIDLLLINTIIPMKFVYARSMGQNPEEDIFELISKLPFEKNSIISNFADLKVPIENAMHSQAMIQLKNTYCDQKACLKCAIGNYLLNGE; the protein is encoded by the coding sequence ATGACTGAGGATTTTTTGCAATACCTTTGGAAATACAAAAAATTTGGATTTACCAATCTTAAGACAACAAAACATGAGGAACTTATACTTCAACAAGTAGGGACTCATAATGTAGAAAACTCTGGACCTGATTTTTTTAATGCAAGACTCATTATCCAAGGACAGAAATGGGCAGGAAATGTTGAGGTACATATTAAATCAAGTGATTGGTACGTTCATAACCATGAGAATGACCCTGCATATGATAATGTAATTCTTCATGTCGTTTGGGAAGATGATGTAGAGGTTTATAGAAATGATAACTCGATTATACCTACACTACAACTTAAAGAGTATGTAAAAGAAGAGCTATTGGTTCGTTATAAGAAACTCTTCGATAAAAATGCTCAACAATGGATTAGTTGTGACAAACAGCTTCCAGAAGTTTCGGATTTTATGCTTTCGAATTGGCAGGAAAGATTGTATTTAGAGCGGCTAGAGAAAAAATCAACTTTAATTTTAGAGCTTTTAGAAGATTCTGCGAATAATTGGGAAGCTGTATTGTTTAGACTACTGTCCAAAAATTTTGGCTTGAAAACAAACGGAATTGCTTTTCTGAGTATAGCAAACTCAATAGATTTTGCAGTACTTAGAAAATGCACAGATCACCTGGGACAAATAGAAGCATTGTTTTTTGGTCAGGCAGGTTTCCTGGAGATTAATACTGAAGGAGAGTATTTCAATACCTTAAAGAAAGAGTATAGGTTTTTGAAAAATAAATTTAAATTAAATACCAATGGAGTAGAACCATTACATTTTTTTAGACTAAGACCATCTAATTTTCCAACAATACGATTAGCTCAGTTGGCAATGTTGTATTTTAAAAACCACCAACTATTCAGCAAAGTAATTAATAGCAATACGATAGATGATTTTTATACTCTTTTCAATGTAGAAACAAGTGAGTTTTGGCAAAACCATTATACTTTTGAAAAAGAGTCAAAAACAAGAAAGAAAAAACTAACAAAATCATTTATTGATTTGTTGTTGATTAATACAATTATTCCCATGAAATTTGTTTATGCCAGAAGTATGGGGCAAAATCCCGAAGAAGATATTTTTGAATTAATTTCTAAATTGCCTTTTGAAAAAAATAGTATTATTAGCAATTTTGCGGACTTAAAAGTACCAATTGAAAATGCGATGCATTCTCAAGCAATGATCCAACTCAAAAATACATATTGTGATCAAAAAGCATGTTTAAAATGTGCAATCGGGAATTATTTATTAAATGGTGAATAG
- a CDS encoding exo-beta-N-acetylmuramidase NamZ domain-containing protein, giving the protein MVFVRNAFKNTFLFLFIIFISCVSGIKTTLPPPSIKIENSISTAYIAQDTTKIQNPIIVGANLTDDYIPILENKKVAIVGNQTSVIFKDSITNQNYVHLVDSLLSRNIKIQKVFAPEHGFRGKADAGELVADSKDIKTGLPIFSLHGKNKKPSKEALSNIDIVVFDIQDVGVRFYTYISTLHYVMQACAENNIPILILDRPNPNAHYIDGPMLESEHSSFLGVHPIPLVHGMTIGEYAKMVNGEGWLGKDLTCEINIIPVKNYTHTASYSLPIRPSPNLPNDKAINLYPSLGFFEGTTINAGRGTETQFQIFGSPDLAIEKYDYAYIPKPNFGSKYPKHRGEVCYGKDLGKNKQLDSINLEWLINAYNNTTVKEKFFNTKSFTIHAGTKKLQKQIEQGLTFQEIRNTWVEGLQKFKIMREQYLIYR; this is encoded by the coding sequence ATGGTTTTTGTTAGAAATGCATTCAAAAATACATTTTTATTCCTTTTCATAATTTTTATTTCTTGTGTAAGTGGAATAAAAACAACTTTACCCCCTCCTTCAATAAAAATTGAAAATTCAATTTCTACAGCATATATTGCTCAAGATACTACAAAAATTCAAAATCCTATTATAGTTGGAGCTAATCTTACCGATGATTATATTCCGATTTTAGAGAATAAAAAAGTAGCTATAGTAGGAAATCAAACTTCTGTTATCTTTAAAGATAGTATAACGAATCAAAATTATGTGCATCTTGTCGATTCTTTACTATCTCGAAATATTAAAATCCAGAAAGTATTTGCTCCAGAACATGGTTTCAGAGGGAAAGCTGATGCAGGAGAATTAGTAGCTGATAGTAAGGATATCAAAACTGGACTTCCTATTTTTTCTCTACACGGAAAAAACAAAAAACCATCTAAAGAAGCTTTATCCAATATAGATATCGTTGTTTTTGACATTCAAGATGTAGGAGTTCGGTTTTATACTTATATTTCGACATTACATTATGTAATGCAGGCTTGTGCAGAAAACAATATTCCTATTTTAATATTAGATCGGCCTAATCCTAATGCGCATTATATCGATGGTCCTATGCTTGAATCTGAGCATTCAAGTTTTCTGGGGGTACATCCAATACCATTAGTTCATGGTATGACTATTGGGGAATATGCAAAAATGGTAAATGGCGAAGGTTGGTTGGGAAAAGATTTAACCTGTGAGATCAATATTATTCCTGTTAAAAACTACACTCATACTGCTTCATATAGTTTACCAATACGACCTTCACCCAATTTACCTAATGATAAAGCTATCAATTTATACCCTAGTCTTGGTTTTTTTGAAGGTACAACCATAAATGCAGGTCGTGGTACCGAAACACAGTTTCAAATTTTTGGTTCTCCCGACTTAGCTATAGAAAAATATGATTATGCATATATCCCTAAACCAAATTTTGGCTCTAAATATCCTAAACACAGAGGTGAAGTATGTTATGGAAAAGATTTAGGAAAAAATAAGCAATTAGATTCTATAAATCTGGAATGGTTAATTAACGCTTATAACAATACCACTGTTAAAGAAAAATTTTTTAACACTAAATCGTTCACTATTCATGCAGGAACAAAAAAACTACAAAAGCAGATTGAACAGGGTCTCACTTTTCAAGAAATTAGAAATACTTGGGTAGAAGGGCTCCAAAAATTTAAGATTATGAGAGAACAATACCTCATCTATCGATAA
- a CDS encoding TrkA family potassium uptake protein has product MKKRYRWGIPKIYIALILLIIVVAIGVLGFRFFSNYSWVDALYMTVITLSTVGFGEVQPLDDNAKLFTVFLISTSVAIFAYSVSVITEYIVSKNDPRRVQYRKTQKMINHIENHIIIIGYGRNGKQAAAKLLAYNKPFIIIEKDEAVIERYQNENLLFLKGNATEDEVLTEAGVRKADCLICTLPEDADNLFIVLSARQINKGLKIISRASQDASYKKIRLAGADNVIMPDRIGGDHMASLVVVPDLIEFLDNLSIVGKRSINIEEISFEDMFDDKIERTILDIDMRSRTGCTIIGYKSPDGEYIVNPEANTLLKPSSRIVVLGRPEQINLLNKEFDI; this is encoded by the coding sequence ATGAAAAAGAGATATAGATGGGGAATACCAAAAATATATATTGCATTAATTTTATTAATTATAGTAGTTGCTATCGGGGTACTAGGGTTTCGGTTTTTTTCAAATTATTCCTGGGTTGATGCTTTATACATGACAGTTATCACCTTGTCTACTGTAGGTTTTGGAGAAGTTCAGCCTTTAGATGATAATGCAAAGTTATTTACTGTATTTCTTATCTCTACTAGTGTAGCCATATTTGCATATTCGGTATCTGTAATAACAGAGTATATTGTAAGTAAAAATGATCCTAGAAGAGTTCAATATCGAAAAACACAAAAAATGATAAATCACATTGAGAATCATATTATTATTATAGGTTATGGTCGTAATGGTAAACAAGCTGCTGCCAAATTGTTAGCATACAATAAACCATTTATTATTATAGAAAAAGACGAAGCCGTAATAGAAAGGTATCAAAATGAAAACCTGCTTTTTCTAAAAGGTAATGCTACAGAAGATGAAGTGTTAACAGAAGCAGGAGTAAGGAAAGCTGATTGTTTAATATGCACATTGCCAGAAGATGCAGATAACCTGTTTATCGTGCTTTCTGCCAGACAAATTAATAAAGGACTCAAAATAATTAGTAGAGCTTCTCAAGATGCTTCTTATAAGAAAATACGATTAGCTGGTGCAGATAATGTTATTATGCCTGATCGTATAGGTGGAGATCATATGGCATCATTAGTAGTAGTGCCTGATTTAATAGAGTTTTTGGATAACCTTTCTATTGTAGGTAAAAGATCTATAAACATCGAAGAAATATCTTTTGAAGATATGTTTGATGATAAAATAGAAAGGACCATTCTTGATATTGATATGAGATCCAGAACAGGATGTACTATTATAGGTTACAAATCACCAGATGGAGAATATATTGTAAATCCAGAAGCTAACACATTATTAAAACCGAGTTCCAGGATTGTAGTTTTAGGTCGCCCGGAGCAAATTAATCTTTTAAATAAGGAATTCGATATTTGA
- a CDS encoding pyridoxal-phosphate dependent enzyme: MEYAKNILETIGNTPLVQLNTLVKDVDALVLSKYETFNPGNSVKDRMALKMIEDAEADGRLQPGGTIIEGTSGNTGMGLALVAIIKGYKLICVMADKQSKEKMDILRAVGAKVMVCPTNVEPDDPRSYYSVSKRLAEETPNSWYVNQYDNPSNALAHYESTGPEIWKQTDGKITHFIVGVGTGGTISGVGKYLKEKNPNIKIWGIDTYGSVFKKYHETGIFDENEIYSYITEGIGEDILPKNVDFSVIDGFTKVTDKDAAVYTQKLAKEEGMFLGNSAGAAIKGLLQLKKHFTKDDVVVVLFHDHGSRYVGKMFNDDWMRERGFLDEEVYTADDLVKNHIEKPLITVKTEELVSHAIERMRKFKISQIPVVDSDGFVGSVDESALFTAFLDDKNTGSTPIKDVMKNPFPIVNAKTSLDEISKLIKNGSSAVLVTLENGKHHIITKYDVISHIK; the protein is encoded by the coding sequence GTGGAATACGCAAAAAACATACTAGAAACCATTGGAAATACACCTTTGGTTCAACTGAATACACTGGTGAAAGATGTAGATGCTTTGGTGTTGTCTAAATATGAAACTTTTAATCCCGGGAATTCTGTAAAGGATCGGATGGCTTTAAAAATGATAGAAGACGCAGAAGCAGATGGTCGATTACAGCCAGGAGGAACCATTATAGAGGGTACATCAGGAAATACAGGAATGGGATTAGCCTTGGTAGCTATCATAAAAGGGTATAAGCTGATTTGTGTGATGGCAGATAAGCAGTCTAAGGAAAAAATGGATATTCTTAGAGCTGTAGGAGCAAAGGTAATGGTTTGCCCAACTAATGTAGAACCGGATGACCCAAGATCTTATTATTCGGTTTCTAAGAGATTGGCAGAAGAAACTCCAAATTCCTGGTATGTTAATCAGTATGATAACCCCTCAAATGCGCTGGCACATTATGAAAGTACTGGACCCGAAATTTGGAAACAAACAGATGGTAAAATAACACATTTTATTGTTGGAGTAGGTACCGGAGGTACTATATCTGGTGTGGGAAAATATCTAAAAGAAAAAAATCCAAATATTAAGATCTGGGGAATAGATACCTATGGCTCTGTATTTAAAAAATACCATGAAACTGGGATTTTTGATGAAAACGAAATTTATTCCTATATCACAGAAGGGATTGGGGAAGATATTTTGCCAAAAAATGTAGATTTTTCTGTTATCGACGGGTTTACTAAGGTAACAGATAAAGATGCGGCAGTATATACTCAAAAACTTGCAAAAGAAGAAGGAATGTTTTTAGGTAATAGTGCAGGAGCAGCTATAAAAGGATTACTTCAATTAAAAAAACATTTTACCAAGGATGATGTTGTCGTTGTTTTATTTCATGATCATGGTAGTAGGTATGTAGGGAAAATGTTTAATGATGATTGGATGCGGGAAAGAGGTTTTCTGGATGAAGAAGTATATACAGCCGATGATTTAGTGAAAAATCATATCGAAAAACCCTTGATTACTGTTAAAACAGAAGAACTGGTATCACATGCTATCGAGCGTATGCGTAAATTTAAAATTTCACAAATACCAGTAGTTGATAGTGATGGATTTGTTGGTTCTGTAGATGAAAGTGCTCTTTTTACGGCCTTTTTGGATGATAAAAATACAGGAAGTACACCAATCAAAGATGTTATGAAAAATCCTTTCCCGATTGTAAATGCTAAAACTTCACTTGATGAGATATCCAAGCTTATTAAAAATGGAAGTTCTGCTGTTTTAGTTACCTTAGAAAACGGAAAGCACCATATCATTACAAAGTATGATGTTATTAGTCATATAAAATAA
- a CDS encoding AraC family transcriptional regulator — translation MCKYLFDFSNIDKLSDYFRSKLSPNSSKGRIYFPSEIGEGYLLYYKISPEVFLLINNYKANTDIEYVRRPIEEKDIILHFRKYALDHQLEKDQIVSRYSDSYTPGNMRCMDARQGEQIFIPKGAEIKSTMIVLKSSYTQPFFIKNSDMAEKLDNYIRYSHQHINKFYLSYKQSNLFDQIVQPDIDKVENYLYFIARGIRLLETFWKDVLKWETESNPFNINCGQVGNIYKVSDYLKNNLKEPFVGVDQLAAMAHMSRTNFFNMFKEIHNQTPLEFFNNKRLEISYNMIIGEGLSIREVMDTLNYSNSSKFKKAFFNKFDIYPDINM, via the coding sequence ATGTGTAAGTATTTGTTTGATTTTTCTAATATAGACAAGCTAAGTGACTATTTTAGATCTAAATTAAGTCCGAATAGTTCTAAGGGGCGAATTTATTTTCCTTCAGAAATTGGAGAAGGGTATTTATTGTATTATAAAATATCTCCGGAAGTCTTTCTTCTTATAAATAATTATAAAGCTAATACGGATATTGAATATGTAAGAAGGCCTATAGAAGAAAAGGATATTATACTTCATTTTAGGAAATATGCTTTAGATCATCAGTTAGAGAAAGATCAGATTGTAAGTCGATATTCTGACAGCTATACTCCAGGTAATATGAGATGTATGGATGCTCGACAGGGAGAACAAATATTTATTCCAAAAGGAGCAGAAATAAAATCGACTATGATTGTATTAAAAAGTTCGTACACCCAGCCTTTTTTTATAAAAAATAGCGATATGGCAGAGAAACTTGATAATTATATTCGCTATTCTCACCAGCATATTAATAAGTTTTATCTTTCTTATAAGCAATCAAATCTTTTTGATCAGATCGTACAACCGGATATAGATAAAGTAGAGAACTATCTTTATTTTATTGCTCGAGGTATTCGGTTATTAGAAACTTTCTGGAAAGATGTATTAAAATGGGAGACGGAGAGCAATCCTTTTAATATTAATTGTGGGCAAGTTGGTAATATTTATAAAGTAAGTGATTATCTTAAGAACAATCTTAAAGAGCCTTTTGTAGGAGTTGATCAATTAGCTGCAATGGCACATATGAGTCGCACGAATTTTTTTAATATGTTTAAAGAAATTCATAATCAGACTCCATTAGAATTTTTTAATAATAAGCGACTAGAAATTTCATATAACATGATTATCGGAGAAGGATTATCAATACGCGAAGTAATGGATACACTTAATTATTCTAATTCTTCAAAATTTAAAAAAGCATTTTTTAATAAGTTCGATATCTACCCTGATATAAACATGTAA
- a CDS encoding tetratricopeptide repeat protein has translation MLRFLLKLFTVFLFFCSIGLYAQVKEKETPLSHSESKTYTAQEKIISQAFQDLDTKKDRTAYIISHKILKETKYRKIKLQAYINLGVYFNERNLGDSALFYGNKTLQIIGKRNDSIFIQGKSFAYNIIALSYAHKGLFEEAKKWHLKGLEIVKKFKTKRQYYVKLHNLAMMELKLGNYDDSIKLFKTCLEYKEKPDFTFMIYNNLANAYASKDNYKVSMSYLKKSLDFFKNKEASRIKTSILQNIGALYHLMGDYDKAIEYYYKAYPIAKETEFHRALIDILTNIGLVYQDKKKYSEAKKSYDEALSISEKLGFLDKQIIIYNNLKEAAVTQKNYKDAYLCLKKEIKIKDSISKLQKSKDLNELEVKFNTLQKEKEIKVLQVENANRKLDLGNQEEAIKNLKLQQEIEKKETQNKILSFQNASEKKLNEIRLLKKDQEIQESKLARQKSIKNSILYSFLVLLIPVIGLLFTYYQKLQAQSELNKKQEEISEQKISSLIKDQELKLIKASIKGQDKERKRIALELHDSIGGNLAAIKLQLNNTVLNGNRKTITTINNQLDDTYEQVRNLSHNLIPKKFSKNNFCDVLEEYFNNIGGTTSLSTFFVAYPRTEIDLLDETLQIEIFKIVQELITNTIKHAKATSVELQLNLVENMINVLFEDNGIGFNAKNKATGLGFENIKNRLKKISGTFHIDSRINRGTIIDIEVPALTAINGKVSYRS, from the coding sequence ATGTTAAGATTTTTACTAAAACTATTTACGGTTTTTTTATTTTTTTGTTCAATTGGTTTATATGCACAAGTGAAAGAGAAAGAAACACCTTTATCTCACTCAGAGTCAAAAACATATACAGCCCAGGAAAAAATAATCTCTCAAGCATTCCAAGATCTTGATACAAAAAAAGATAGAACAGCTTATATTATAAGTCATAAAATCTTAAAGGAAACCAAATACAGAAAAATAAAATTACAAGCTTATATAAATCTCGGAGTTTATTTTAATGAAAGAAATTTGGGAGATTCTGCTTTATTCTACGGAAACAAGACATTACAAATCATTGGTAAAAGAAATGATTCAATCTTCATACAAGGAAAATCATTTGCATATAATATAATAGCGCTTTCATATGCTCACAAAGGCCTATTTGAAGAGGCCAAAAAGTGGCATTTAAAAGGGTTAGAGATCGTCAAAAAATTTAAGACAAAAAGGCAATATTATGTAAAATTACATAATTTGGCAATGATGGAACTCAAACTGGGCAACTATGATGATTCAATAAAGCTTTTTAAAACTTGTTTGGAGTATAAAGAAAAGCCGGATTTTACATTTATGATTTATAATAATCTTGCCAATGCATATGCTTCTAAAGATAATTATAAAGTTTCGATGTCTTACTTAAAAAAATCTCTTGATTTTTTCAAAAACAAAGAAGCTTCGAGAATAAAAACTTCAATTTTACAAAATATAGGTGCTTTATATCACCTTATGGGAGATTACGACAAAGCTATTGAGTATTATTATAAAGCATATCCTATAGCCAAGGAAACAGAATTTCATAGAGCACTTATTGATATCCTAACTAATATCGGTTTAGTTTATCAAGATAAAAAAAAATATAGTGAAGCTAAAAAATCTTATGATGAAGCCTTATCTATTTCAGAAAAGTTAGGCTTTCTTGATAAACAGATTATAATATATAATAATCTCAAAGAAGCTGCTGTAACTCAGAAAAATTATAAAGATGCCTATTTGTGTCTTAAAAAAGAGATAAAGATCAAAGATTCAATAAGTAAATTACAAAAGAGCAAAGATCTTAATGAACTAGAAGTGAAATTTAATACTCTTCAAAAAGAAAAAGAAATAAAAGTCCTGCAAGTTGAAAATGCAAATCGAAAATTGGATTTAGGAAATCAAGAAGAAGCAATCAAAAATCTTAAATTACAACAAGAGATTGAAAAAAAAGAAACTCAGAACAAGATTTTATCTTTTCAGAATGCTTCAGAAAAAAAACTTAATGAGATTAGATTGCTAAAAAAAGATCAAGAGATTCAAGAATCTAAATTAGCCAGACAAAAAAGTATTAAAAATAGTATCTTGTACTCTTTTTTGGTTCTTCTTATCCCGGTTATTGGTTTATTGTTTACATACTATCAAAAACTTCAGGCTCAGAGTGAATTAAATAAAAAACAAGAAGAAATAAGTGAACAAAAAATTTCTTCTCTAATAAAAGATCAGGAGTTAAAACTAATTAAAGCGTCTATTAAAGGTCAGGACAAAGAAAGAAAACGTATTGCGTTGGAGTTACACGACAGTATCGGTGGTAATCTTGCTGCTATAAAGTTACAATTGAATAACACTGTACTTAATGGAAATAGAAAAACAATAACAACAATTAACAACCAATTAGATGACACTTATGAGCAGGTGCGTAACTTATCACATAACTTAATACCTAAAAAATTTAGTAAAAATAACTTTTGTGATGTACTTGAAGAGTATTTTAATAATATTGGTGGTACGACTAGTCTAAGTACTTTTTTTGTGGCATACCCAAGAACAGAAATTGATCTTTTAGACGAAACCTTGCAAATCGAAATTTTTAAAATTGTTCAGGAACTTATTACCAATACTATCAAACATGCCAAAGCCACTTCTGTAGAACTTCAATTAAATCTGGTAGAAAATATGATAAATGTACTATTCGAAGATAATGGTATTGGTTTTAACGCAAAAAACAAGGCTACTGGACTTGGTTTTGAGAATATTAAAAATCGATTAAAAAAAATATCTGGTACTTTTCATATTGATTCCAGAATTAATAGAGGTACTATTATAGATATAGAAGTTCCAGCATTAACAGCAATTAACGGTAAAGTAAGCTATAGATCCTAG
- a CDS encoding peroxiredoxin family protein: MTNILKSIFISVFPVIALYFAFDSFTHLVNHGVSYRYIGNLIISVSIVTLFILIFIKPVARTDANLKKYTLPIAIGFLISLLFGGVIEQDLNGFLPAIGLFLGWILYIKWYSTFRNREKNTVIKVGNQLPELKLQDTEKNNVNTSKFIGNPSIFLFYRGNWCPLCMAQIKEVASQYKELEKRNVNIILISPQPHKQTKSLAKRFGLDFNYLVDQGSEVAKQLQIFSKNGLPMGFQALGYNSDTVLPTVIITNKEGQIIFVDLTNNYRVRPEPELFLKILDHHVL; the protein is encoded by the coding sequence ATGACCAACATTCTAAAATCTATTTTCATATCTGTTTTTCCTGTAATTGCTCTTTACTTTGCTTTTGACAGTTTTACACATCTTGTTAACCATGGTGTATCTTATAGATATATCGGAAACCTAATTATTTCGGTTTCTATCGTAACACTCTTTATTTTGATTTTCATAAAACCAGTTGCAAGAACTGATGCCAATCTAAAAAAATACACACTTCCAATAGCTATTGGTTTTTTAATTAGCTTACTATTTGGGGGTGTTATTGAACAAGATTTGAACGGATTCCTACCAGCGATCGGTTTATTTTTAGGGTGGATATTATATATAAAATGGTACTCTACTTTTAGGAATAGAGAAAAAAACACAGTTATTAAAGTTGGTAATCAATTACCAGAGCTTAAATTGCAGGATACAGAAAAAAACAATGTAAACACCTCTAAATTTATAGGCAATCCATCAATTTTTCTATTCTATCGTGGGAATTGGTGTCCATTATGTATGGCGCAAATAAAAGAAGTTGCTTCACAATATAAAGAACTCGAAAAAAGAAATGTAAACATTATCCTTATTAGCCCCCAACCTCATAAACAAACCAAATCTCTTGCAAAAAGATTTGGATTAGATTTCAATTATCTGGTAGATCAAGGAAGTGAAGTTGCTAAGCAATTACAAATTTTTTCTAAAAACGGACTCCCTATGGGATTCCAGGCGCTAGGATATAATAGTGATACCGTATTACCAACTGTAATCATAACCAATAAAGAGGGGCAAATAATCTTTGTAGATCTCACTAATAATTATAGAGTGCGACCAGAACCAGAACTATTTTTAAAAATTCTTGATCATCATGTACTTTAA
- a CDS encoding ABC transporter permease: MNFEYFIAKRLIKGKEHKSSISTPIIKIAIFAIAIGMIMMLITVATGVGLQRKIREKVAAFNGHILISSFDNNSSVESLIPISSDQKFYPEFSEVEGIVHMQGVATKMGLIRTVSDFDGVVVKGVGKDYKWDSFKEYLVEGRIPDFTKALNEEILLSSHIANRLGFSVGDKVITYFLKKNTTSTSKTFIRAFEIVGIYNSGFLEFDETFLFADIRHVVKMNKWKPDEIGNFEVFIDDFDQIDKKGQEIYENIPSTLDSQTISLKYATIFEWLKLFDLNIIGIIGIIILVAGINMITALLVLILERTPMIGILKALGTSDWSIRKVFLYNASYLILRGLFWGNLIGIGLLLIQEQYGVVGLNPETYYVSTAPVYIDIGYIVFLNIGTMLLCLLMLLIPSYIIAKISPTKSIRFQ; this comes from the coding sequence TTGAATTTCGAGTATTTTATTGCCAAACGCCTCATCAAAGGTAAGGAACATAAAAGTAGCATTTCAACTCCAATTATAAAAATTGCAATTTTTGCTATTGCTATTGGTATGATCATGATGTTAATTACGGTAGCTACTGGCGTAGGACTACAACGTAAAATAAGAGAAAAAGTTGCTGCATTTAATGGACATATATTAATTTCTAGTTTTGATAATAATAGTAGTGTAGAATCTCTTATACCGATATCTTCTGATCAAAAGTTCTACCCTGAGTTTTCTGAAGTTGAAGGAATTGTTCATATGCAAGGGGTAGCAACCAAGATGGGACTTATACGCACAGTATCTGATTTTGATGGTGTGGTCGTTAAAGGAGTGGGTAAAGATTATAAATGGGATTCTTTTAAAGAATATCTTGTAGAAGGAAGAATACCTGATTTTACAAAAGCGCTTAATGAAGAGATTTTATTGTCTTCACATATTGCAAATCGTTTAGGATTTAGTGTTGGAGATAAAGTGATTACTTATTTTTTGAAGAAAAATACAACTTCAACTTCAAAAACTTTTATAAGAGCCTTTGAGATTGTTGGGATTTATAATTCAGGATTTTTAGAGTTTGATGAAACTTTCCTTTTTGCAGACATCAGGCATGTAGTAAAAATGAATAAATGGAAACCAGATGAGATTGGTAATTTTGAAGTTTTTATTGATGATTTTGATCAAATCGATAAAAAAGGACAGGAAATCTATGAAAATATCCCCTCTACCTTGGATAGCCAGACAATCTCATTAAAATACGCTACAATCTTCGAGTGGTTAAAATTATTCGACCTTAATATTATTGGAATTATTGGAATCATTATTTTGGTTGCTGGAATCAATATGATTACTGCTTTATTGGTTTTAATTTTAGAAAGAACACCTATGATTGGGATTTTGAAAGCTTTAGGAACTAGTGATTGGAGCATAAGAAAAGTATTTCTTTATAATGCTTCATATTTGATTCTGAGAGGATTATTTTGGGGTAATCTTATTGGTATAGGCTTACTCCTTATACAAGAGCAATATGGGGTTGTAGGACTTAATCCAGAAACATATTATGTAAGTACCGCACCAGTTTATATTGATATAGGGTATATTGTGTTCCTTAATATAGGAACAATGTTATTGTGTTTGTTAATGTTACTGATTCCTTCATATATTATTGCTAAGATATCACCAACCAAGTCAATCCGTTTTCAATAA
- a CDS encoding PspC family transcriptional regulator, producing the protein MLYNLRQFLERNGFYVSSRLADRLGMRAKNVRLFFIYLTFATVGLGFVIYLNLAFWLKLKDLVYTKRTSVFDL; encoded by the coding sequence ATGCTTTATAATCTAAGACAATTTTTAGAACGTAACGGGTTTTATGTTTCCTCCAGGTTAGCCGATAGGTTGGGGATGCGAGCTAAAAATGTGCGTTTGTTCTTTATTTATTTAACTTTTGCTACCGTAGGCTTAGGTTTTGTAATATACCTTAACCTAGCATTTTGGTTAAAATTAAAAGATTTGGTTTATACTAAACGAACTTCAGTATTTGATCTATGA